DNA from Marinagarivorans cellulosilyticus:
AGCTGGTTGGGTCCCTTAAGCTACGCAGTAATTTGGGTATTACGGAGGGCAATCGGGGAATAGCATGCGCGCGTTGTTCTTTTTTTCTTAAGCTATTAATAACCACTTCAATGACAAGTTTTTGTGGGATGTTTAGCTCGGAATCATTGCTGCCCTCAAAGAGGTATTGGTAGTACATGTGCTTGCAGCGGGCAAGAGTGTATTCGCCCGCTTCAATAACTTCGTATTTCGTTGCTGCTGCATTGACGTTATCAGCATTCTTATGAAGTAATTTCCTAAGTAAACTGCCAACAGACATGGTAATCGCTCAGATACGGTGAATATTTTAATGGGCGTCTCTATAAGTGCACTTTTTCCGCGATAGCGGCTTGCAGGTTTTTGCTCCTCGACATTGTGCCTGCAATGTCTAATCAAGGTGCTTCCTTGCATGCACAAAAAATCACTGTTTTAGAGGTGCTCTCATGTCAGAAACAATATCTCTGGCCGACGCAGCTCCAATACTTATTCTAACAATTTAAGTCTAGCTCGATTATGGGATAAAGGGCGAGTTTCTGCTGCAAAAGCTATAAGTGAATTCGTGATGGGAAAATGGCTATTTTACGTTTTTATATCTAACAAAATGCATACGCTATTATTTTGACACTCTATTGGGGTTCTTTATAAATGCGCTCCGCGTCCATCTTCAATTCTGCCCAGTTGTCTTTATAAGCTCGCTGAATGCTAAGCGGTCTTATATCTTTAAATCGTAATAAAAAGCGAGTTACTTCGATGATCATTCACCGTAAGCATAATCGTCAGAGCCAAGGGTTTAGCATCATAGAGCTATTAATCGTCATAATGATTATGGGCTTAGCTTTAGTGAAAGGCATTCCTTTTACTATGGATTGGGTTAACAGCGCTAGGGTAACTGAAGCTGAGTCTGGCTTGGTTGAGGCCTTAGGTTTTGCAAAGGCAAAAGCGCTTAGGAATGCTGAGGGTATTATTAATGGCGGTGCAGTAACGGCGGTGTGTTATAGCAATGATCGGTTAACGGTTGTTGAAGCGGCGGATGATAGCTCGCCGGCAAATTGCGGTGGCGGTTCCAGTCAAATATGGCAATTAACCCTGGCGGGTAATGTAAATATTGCAGTACAGAATAATGATTTTGCGTGCCTTTGTGTTGATGCCAAGGCCCAGTTTACGCAAGCTGGTAGCTGTAATGCTTGTTCAACGAACACAACGTTTGCTCTAAGTGCTGGAGGTATCAGTGACTCGATTGAGATTTATTAATACTGCAATGCCCCCCCGAATGGCTGGGGATTTTCTGATTGAAGCCATGATTGGCGTATTACTAATGGGGATTGTGGGCGCGGGTGTTACCTTTGTGACCTCGAGGGTTTCTGTTAGCCAGCACGATATGGCGATGCAAGAAATAGTGATTGGTGAACTGCGCGGGATGTTGCTAGCAAATGGTTCGGGCTCGGATGTTTGTGATCAAACTCCTTAT
Protein-coding regions in this window:
- a CDS encoding prepilin-type N-terminal cleavage/methylation domain-containing protein, whose amino-acid sequence is MIIHRKHNRQSQGFSIIELLIVIMIMGLALVKGIPFTMDWVNSARVTEAESGLVEALGFAKAKALRNAEGIINGGAVTAVCYSNDRLTVVEAADDSSPANCGGGSSQIWQLTLAGNVNIAVQNNDFACLCVDAKAQFTQAGSCNACSTNTTFALSAGGISDSIEIY